The Eubacterium sp. MSJ-33 genomic sequence TATTAATCTGTGTATTTATCGGCTCTGGCGGATATCTTGCATATTATTTTCTACAAAGCAAAAAAAGCGAAGAGCAATTTCAGGAACTCGAAGCAAAGATTGGAGACCTAACTGACGCAGATGAAACCGCGTATATTGCAACGGATGGGGATGCAGAACCCGGTCTTGAGTTTGTAAATATCAATGGTGTACTAATCCAGAAAAAGTACGCAGCTTTGTATCGTGAAAATCATTCATTTATCGGCTGGCTTTCCATCGAAGATACTAATATTGATTATCCGGTCATGCAGACGCCGGATGATGAAGAGTATTATATTCACCGGGATTTTTATGGTGCATACAGCAGCGCAGGTACATTGTTTGCAGACACAGATTCCAGCATACAAAGACCGTCTGATAACATTCTGATTTATGGTCATAATATGAAAACCGGAAAAATGTTTCATGACCTTCTAAAATACGAAGATGAAGCTTTTTATAAGAATCATAAATATATCCAGTTTGATACCATTTACGGAAATGGAACATATGAGGTAATTGCAGCATTCCGTACAAGGATTATGAATGAAGAAGATCAAGATTTTCGATATTATCAGTTTTTTAATGCTGCAGATGCATCTGAATTCAATCAATTTGTCTCCGGATGTAAAGCTCTTACAAACTATTCCATTGATACAGAAGCTTCTTACGGAGATTCTCTGATTACGCTTTCAACCTGTGCGTACCATACAGAAAACGGAAGATTTGTCGTTGTAGCAAAGAAAATCCAACCCTGAATAACAGTCAAAATGCGTAAATAGAATGTGTTTTTTTATTGACAAGCGTATTCATGTATGATATAGTATCAAATGTTCCGCCGGTGTGTCGGAATTGGCAGACGAGGCAGACTCAAAATCTGTTGATGGCAACATCGTGCGGGTTCAAGTCCCGCCACCGGCATTGAATGAAAAAGCGAGATTCCTTAAAACTTAAGGATTCCCGCTTTTTTTCATTTTATACAATCATCATGCGAAAAGCACAGCTATGATAATTATCCTAGACGAATCATCTCCTTTCTCAGACGCCGGATGATTTTTTTCTCCAGTCGAGAAATATAAGACTGCGAAATCCCTAATAAATCTGCAACTTCCTTTTGCGTCATTTCTTCATCATCATGGCCAATTCCATAACGAAGTTCTATAATGGTACGTTCCCGGTCACTCAAGATATCCATTGCCTGTTCCAAAAGTTTCAAATCCACTTCATCTTCAATATCTTTATAGACTGAGTCTTCCTCTGTGCCAAGAATATCTGATAACAACAATTCATTTCCATCCCAATCCACATTCAATGGCTCATCAATGGAAACTTCCGTTTTGACGCGTAAATTCCGGCGCAGGTGCATCAAAATTTCATTCTCAATACAGCGGCTGGCATAGGTAGCTAACTTAATATTTTTATCGGATTTAAATGTATTGATTGCTTTAATCAGACCGATTGTTCCTATGGATATTAAATCTTCCACACCAACGCCTGTGTTATCGAATTTCTTCGCTATATATACAACCAGACGCAGATTATGTTCAATTAATGTCTGTCTGGCTTCTAAGACATTATCATCGAGATGTGTTAATAGCAGATTTTCTTCTTCTGCTGAAAGCGGGGCCGGAAGGATCTCCGCTCCACCGATGTAATGTACTTCGTTTTTTGGAAATAATAGATAATTGGCTATACTCTTGATATTAAAGCGAATCATATTATTGCTGACGATGCTAATCATACTGGTTCCTCCTTGATTGGTTGTAATTTTTCATTAAGTAATACATCATATTGATTTTCAAAAAATGATTCCCTGCTGATTCCCGCAGTCACAGCATATATGACTGCATGCTCATTTTTATATACGAGCTTAGGAACCGTAATTGCCGGCATAAATGAAAATCGATTTCCGATTGTATGATAGGGGAGAGGATAGAAACTTAATGTGCCATTCCCGTTCATCTTTGTGTACGAAAAATGCCCTGTTTTATGGTATTGTACGAGATACGCATAGCTTTGCTCCGGCAGATACTGTTTTAATAAGTGATAATCAATTACAATTGCCGGTTTATTTGTATACGGATTTTTCAAGCGATTTCCTGTATCCAGAAATGCATTTGCGCGGATTGTTTTATCCGGAAATACAAGTTCTACTACATAATTCTTTTTTTTCGCTGCACGTCGTTCATACAAACACCG encodes the following:
- the sigE gene encoding RNA polymerase sporulation sigma factor SigE — encoded protein: MIRFNIKSIANYLLFPKNEVHYIGGAEILPAPLSAEEENLLLTHLDDNVLEARQTLIEHNLRLVVYIAKKFDNTGVGVEDLISIGTIGLIKAINTFKSDKNIKLATYASRCIENEILMHLRRNLRVKTEVSIDEPLNVDWDGNELLLSDILGTEEDSVYKDIEDEVDLKLLEQAMDILSDRERTIIELRYGIGHDDEEMTQKEVADLLGISQSYISRLEKKIIRRLRKEMIRLG
- a CDS encoding class B sortase, with amino-acid sequence MKKKKHILYNLCLIVLICVFIGSGGYLAYYFLQSKKSEEQFQELEAKIGDLTDADETAYIATDGDAEPGLEFVNINGVLIQKKYAALYRENHSFIGWLSIEDTNIDYPVMQTPDDEEYYIHRDFYGAYSSAGTLFADTDSSIQRPSDNILIYGHNMKTGKMFHDLLKYEDEAFYKNHKYIQFDTIYGNGTYEVIAAFRTRIMNEEDQDFRYYQFFNAADASEFNQFVSGCKALTNYSIDTEASYGDSLITLSTCAYHTENGRFVVVAKKIQP
- a CDS encoding sigma-E processing peptidase SpoIIGA, with protein sequence MTYIVYADVLFLYHVLINLTLFFMVQTILGQTIRISRTLLWTILMAALSTGIFVITRSNSFLYYILYGICCFFMTYFFTKCCRAHASQIVVLLTVIGCCIWLAGMLELFRVQSRHALHNPLFFEACIISILLCRIVRCLYERRAAKKKNYVVELVFPDKTIRANAFLDTGNRLKNPYTNKPAIVIDYHLLKQYLPEQSYAYLVQYHKTGHFSYTKMNGNGTLSFYPLPYHTIGNRFSFMPAITVPKLVYKNEHAVIYAVTAGISRESFFENQYDVLLNEKLQPIKEEPV